The following proteins are encoded in a genomic region of Solea senegalensis isolate Sse05_10M linkage group LG5, IFAPA_SoseM_1, whole genome shotgun sequence:
- the sf3a1 gene encoding splicing factor 3A subunit 1: MPPGPVQIVQPEPNNKIDAPVEETPATKPIVGIIYPPPEVRNIVDKTASFVARNGPEFEARIRQNEINNPKFNFLNLNDPYHAYYRHKVNEFKEGKAQEPSAAVPKVMQQAMLQSQQLPQKVIQEAVIPKEPPPEFEFIADPPSISAFDLDVVKLTAQFVARNGRQFLTQLMQKEQRNYQFDFLRPQHSLFNYFTKLVEQYTKILIPPKGLLTKLKKEAENPKEVMDQVRYRVEWAKFQERERRKEEEEREKERVAYAQIDWHDFVVVETVDFQPNEQGHFPPPTTPEELGARILIQERYEKYGESEEVEMEVESEDEDDVREDRGSGHPSQPDQDTQVQDMDEGSDDEDMGMKAPLPPDNPMPPPLPPTPDQVIIRKDYDPKASKPQPSIAAPDEYLISPITGEKIPASKMQEHMRIGLLDPRWLEQRDRVIKERQIEDEVYAPGLDIESSLKQLAERRTDIFGVEETAIGKKIGEEEIQKPEEKVTWDGHSGSMARTQQAAQANITLQEQIEAIHKAKGLVGEDDTKEKIGPSKPSEIHHQPPMPSSAPSMPKPSPPMTSLPRPPLSMAPPVRTTLLSAVPVLPRPPVSPVVRLAPGQVLSSVPHAPMIPAPRINVVPMPPSAPHIMAPRPPPMVVPTAFVPAPPVPQPPSSAPAPPSHPPPPHDDEPVSKKMKTEDNLIPEEEFLRRNKGPVAVKVQVPNMQDKTEWKLNGQVLNFTVPLTDQVSVIKVKIHEATGMPAGKQKLQYEGIFIKDSNSLAYYNMNNGSVIHLALKERGGRKK, encoded by the exons ATGCCGCCTGGGCCTGTTCAGATAGTTCAGCCGGAGCCCAACAATAAG ATTGATGCACCAGTAGAGGAAACCCCAGCTACTAAGCCAATTGTTGGCATCATATATCCACCTCCTGAGGTCAGAAACATAGTTGACAAGACAGCCAGCTTTGTTGCCAG AAATGGTCCCGAGTTTGAAGCAAGAATTCGTCAAAATGAGATCAACAATCCAAAATTCAATTTCCTCAACCTCAACGACCCATACCATGCCTACTACCGTCACAAGGTTAATGAATTTAAAGAGGGCAAAGCACAAGAACCCTCTGCAGCAGTGCCCAAGGTTATGCAGCAGGCCATGCTGCAATCCCAGCAGCTGCCTCAAAAA GTGATTCAGGaggcagtgattcccaaagaacCTCCTCCTGAGTTTGAGTTCATTGCAGACCCTCCGTCAATCTCAGCATTTGACCTGGATGTTGTCAAACTCACTGCCCAGTTTGTTGCTCGCAATGGCCGCCAGTTCCTCACTCAGCTCATGCAGAAAGAACAGAGGAACTACCAGTTTGACTTTCTGCGGCCGCAGCACAgcctttttaattatttcaccaAACTGGTTGAGCAGTACACTAAG ATACTCATCCCTCCCAAAGGCCTGTTAACCAAGCTGAAGAAGGAGGCTGAGAATCCAAAAGAGGTTATGGACCAG GTACGATACCGTGTTGAGTGGGCAAAGTTCCAGGAGCgtgagagaaggaaggaagaggaggaaagagagaaagaaagggtgGCATATGCCCAAATTGATTGGCATGACTTTGTAGTGGTCGAAACGGTGGATTTCCAGCCCAATGAACAAG GCCACTTCCCTCCACCAACCACACCAGAGGAGCTTGGTGCTCGTATCCTCATCCAAGAGCGCTATGAGAAGTatggagagagtgaggaggtggagatggaggttgagagtgaagatgaagatgatgtgaGAGAGGACAGAGGCAGTGGGCATCCCTCACAGCCTGATCAAGACACACAAGTTCAGGACATGGATGAG GGATCTGATGACGAGGATATGGGCATGAAGGCTCCTCTGCCACCAGACAATCCAATGCCACCTCCATTGCCTCCAACTCCAGACCAGGTTATCATCCGCAAAGACTATGACCCCAAAG CCTCCAAGCCTCAGCCTTCAATCGCGGCTCCGGATGAGTACCTCATCTCACCCATTACTGGCGAGAAGATCCCAGCCAGTAAGATGCAAGAGCACATGCGAATTGGTCTGCTGGATCCACGCTGGCTGGAGCAAAGAGATCGTGTTATCAAAGAGAGGCAGATTGAAGATGAAGTCTATGCTCCTGGTTTGGATATTGAGAGCAGCTTGAAACAGCTGGCTGAGAGGCGTACTGATatctttggtgtggaagagacTGCTATTGGTAAGAAGATTGGTGAAGAGGAAATCCAGAAGCCAGAGGAAAAG GTCACTTGGGATGGCCACTCTGGAAGTATGGCTCGTACACAGCAGGCAGCACAGGCCAACATTACCCTGCAAGAGCAAATTGAAGCCATTCACAAAGCCAAAGGGCTCGTCGGAGAGGACGATACCAAGGAGAAAATTGGCCCAAGCAAACCAAGTGAAATTCATCACCAGCCTCCCATGCCCTCCTCTGCACCGAGTATGCCGAAACCGAGTCCTCCCATGACTTCTCTGCCCCGTCCACCCCTATCT ATGGCACCTCCAGTGCGCACCACTCTTCTGTCTGCTGTACCTGTACTTCCAAGGCCGCCTGTGTCCCCTGTGGTGCGCCTTGCACCAGGACAAGTTCTAAGCTCAGTCCCTCATGCTCCCATGATTCCTGCGCCCCGTATCAATGTGGTTCCCATGCCACCATCAGCACCCCACATCATGGCCCCAAGACCACCTCCCATGGTTGTTCCAACTG CATTTGTTCCGGCTCCACCAGTGCCACAACCACCAAGCTCTGCTCCTGCACCGCCTTCTCACCCACCTCCGCCTCACGACGACGAGCCGGTCAGTAAGAAAATGAAGACAGAGGACAACCTCATTCCAGAGGAGGAGTTCCTGCGCAGAAATAAG ggCCCCGTGGCAGTTAAAGTACAGGTTCCCAACATGCAGGACAAGACGGAATGGAAGCTAAATGGCCAAGTGCTAAATTTCACTGTCCCTCTCACAGACCAG GTGTCGGTTATTAAAGTCAAAATCCATGAAGCCACAGGCATGCCAGCAGGAAAACAGAAGTTACAATATGAG GGCATTTTTATCAAGGATTCCAACTCTTTGGCTTATTACAATATGAACAACGGTTCAGTCATCCACTTGGCACTGAAGGAGAGAGGTGGACGAAAGAAGTGA